The proteins below come from a single Piscinibacter gummiphilus genomic window:
- the atpB gene encoding F0F1 ATP synthase subunit A has product MASAGEHAPSAGEYISHHLHHLQNHHQTGPVDFSVINLDSIFFSVVLGVIGCWLLWLAARKATSGRPGRFQAAIEILVEMVDSQAKGIVHNAQSRKLVAPLALTVFVWIFLMNFMDMLPVDILPWINDKTIGLPYLRVVPTADLSITMGLSVGVLILCLIYNVKIKGLGGWVHELFAAPFGDKWFLYPFNFAMQIIEFVAKTVSHGMRLFGNMYAGELIFMLIALMGGAFAFNATGIALFLGHIVAGTVWTIFHILIITLQAFVFMMLTLVYIGQAHDAH; this is encoded by the coding sequence ATGGCAAGCGCAGGCGAACACGCCCCGTCCGCGGGTGAATACATCAGCCACCACCTGCATCACCTGCAGAACCACCACCAGACCGGCCCGGTCGACTTCTCGGTCATCAACCTCGATTCCATCTTCTTCAGCGTGGTGCTGGGGGTGATCGGTTGCTGGCTGCTGTGGCTGGCCGCACGCAAGGCCACCTCGGGCCGCCCCGGCCGCTTCCAGGCCGCCATTGAAATCCTCGTCGAGATGGTCGACAGCCAGGCCAAGGGCATCGTGCACAACGCCCAGAGCCGCAAGCTCGTGGCCCCGCTGGCCCTGACCGTGTTCGTCTGGATCTTCCTGATGAACTTCATGGACATGCTGCCGGTCGACATCCTGCCCTGGATCAACGACAAGACCATCGGCCTGCCCTACCTGCGCGTCGTGCCCACCGCCGACCTGTCGATCACCATGGGCCTGTCGGTCGGTGTGCTGATCCTCTGCCTGATCTACAACGTGAAGATCAAGGGCCTGGGCGGTTGGGTCCACGAACTCTTCGCCGCCCCGTTCGGCGACAAGTGGTTCCTCTACCCCTTCAACTTCGCGATGCAGATCATCGAGTTCGTCGCGAAGACCGTGTCGCACGGCATGCGGTTGTTCGGCAACATGTACGCTGGCGAACTGATCTTCATGCTGATTGCGCTGATGGGCGGCGCCTTCGCGTTCAACGCCACCGGCATCGCCCTCTTCCTCGGCCACATCGTGGCCGGCACGGTGTGGACCATCTTCCACATCCTGATCATCACCCTGCAGGCCTTCGTGTTCATGATGCTCACGCTGGTCTACATCGGCCAAGCGCACGACGCGCACTGA
- the atpE gene encoding F0F1 ATP synthase subunit C — protein MEVISFVALAAGLIIGLGAVGACIGIGIMGSKYLESAARQPELMNELQTKMFLLAGLIDAAFIIGTGIALWFATANPFLAQIANLPK, from the coding sequence ATGGAAGTCATTAGCTTTGTTGCCCTCGCCGCCGGCCTGATCATCGGTCTGGGTGCTGTCGGTGCTTGTATCGGCATCGGCATCATGGGCAGCAAGTACCTCGAGTCGGCCGCCCGCCAGCCCGAGCTGATGAACGAACTGCAAACCAAGATGTTCCTGTTGGCCGGTCTGATTGACGCCGCGTTCATCATCGGTACCGGTATCGCCCTCTGGTTCGCCACTGCCAACCCGTTCCTGGCCCAGATCGCCAACCTGCCGAAGTAA
- a CDS encoding F0F1 ATP synthase subunit B, protein MSINATLIAQLIVFLILVWFTMKFIWPPIVKALDERAQKIADGLSAADKAKSELSAANKRVEEQLSAARNDSAQRLADAERLAQSMVEEAKTRAAEEGAKIVAAAKAEAEQESIKAREALREQVAALAVKGAEAILRKEVNAGVHADLLNRLKAEL, encoded by the coding sequence GTGAGCATCAACGCTACGCTGATCGCGCAGCTGATCGTGTTCCTGATTCTGGTGTGGTTCACGATGAAGTTCATCTGGCCGCCCATCGTCAAGGCACTCGACGAGCGTGCGCAGAAGATCGCCGACGGCCTGTCGGCTGCCGACAAGGCCAAGAGCGAACTTTCCGCCGCCAACAAGCGTGTGGAAGAGCAGCTGTCGGCCGCCCGCAACGACTCGGCGCAGCGCCTGGCCGATGCCGAGCGCCTGGCCCAGTCGATGGTCGAAGAAGCCAAGACCCGCGCTGCCGAAGAAGGCGCCAAGATCGTCGCCGCTGCCAAGGCGGAAGCCGAGCAGGAGTCGATCAAGGCCCGCGAAGCCCTGCGCGAGCAGGTGGCTGCGCTGGCCGTGAAGGGCGCTGAAGCGATCCTGCGCAAGGAAGTCAACGCCGGCGTGCACGCCGACCTCTTGAACCGCCTCAAGGCCGAGCTCTGA
- a CDS encoding F0F1 ATP synthase subunit delta produces the protein MAELATIARPYAEALYKAAGNADMKPLVEQLDAVAAVAADAQLRSFADNPKVTAQQVFDVITGVAKATLSSQVSNLLRTVIENGRLSALPEVARQFHTLASAKSGVSEATVYSAFPIDASQLSGVVATLEKRFGRKLNATVQLDPELIGGIKVVVGDEVLDTSVKARLEQMKVALTA, from the coding sequence ATGGCCGAGCTTGCAACCATCGCCCGCCCGTACGCTGAAGCGCTGTACAAGGCCGCCGGCAACGCCGACATGAAGCCGCTGGTCGAGCAGCTCGACGCGGTAGCCGCCGTGGCCGCCGACGCGCAGCTGCGTTCCTTCGCCGACAACCCGAAGGTCACCGCCCAGCAGGTGTTCGACGTCATCACCGGCGTCGCCAAGGCCACGCTGTCGAGCCAGGTCAGCAACCTGCTGCGCACCGTTATCGAAAACGGCCGCCTGTCTGCGCTGCCCGAAGTCGCCAGGCAGTTCCACACCCTGGCGAGCGCCAAGTCCGGCGTCTCCGAAGCCACGGTGTACAGCGCCTTCCCGATCGACGCGTCACAGCTGTCGGGCGTTGTGGCAACGCTTGAAAAGCGTTTCGGCCGCAAGCTCAACGCGACGGTACAGCTCGATCCCGAACTGATCGGCGGCATCAAGGTGGTGGTCGGCGATGAGGTGCTCGACACCTCGGTCAAGGCCCGTCTCGAACAAATGAAGGTGGCGCTGACGGCCTGA
- the atpA gene encoding F0F1 ATP synthase subunit alpha, giving the protein MQLNPAEISELIKSRIEGLAGSSDIRNQGTVVSVTDGIVRIHGLSEVMQGEMLEFPAGSDGQPTFGLALNLERDSVGAVILGEYEHISEGDTVKCTGRILEVPIGPELKGRVVNALGQPIDGKGPINAKLSAPIEKIAPGVIARKSVDQPMQTGLKSIDSMVPIGRGQRELIIGDRQTGKTAVAIDTIINQKGQNMTCIYVAIGQKASSIKNVVRALEANGAMEYTIVVAASAAESAAMQYVSAYSGCTMGEYFRDRGEDALIVYDDLSKQAVAYRQVSLLLRRPPGREAYPGDVFYLHSRLLERAARVNADYVEAFTKGEVKGKTGSLTALPIIETQAGDVSAFVPTNVISITDGQIFLETSLFNAGIRPAINAGISVSRVGSAAQTDVVKRQSGGIRTNLAQYRELAAFAQFASDLDEATRKQLDRGARVTELLKQPQYSPLPISLMSATLFAVNENFMDDIDVKKVLAFEAGLHQFLKTSHAGLLKKIEDTKKLDDESKAELKNAIGAFKKSFA; this is encoded by the coding sequence ATGCAACTGAACCCCGCTGAAATTTCCGAGCTGATCAAGAGCCGCATCGAAGGCCTGGCTGGCTCGTCCGATATTCGCAACCAGGGCACCGTGGTCTCGGTGACCGACGGCATCGTCCGCATCCACGGCCTCTCCGAGGTGATGCAGGGCGAAATGCTCGAATTCCCCGCCGGCTCCGACGGCCAGCCGACCTTCGGCCTGGCCCTGAACCTCGAGCGCGACTCCGTCGGCGCCGTGATCTTGGGCGAGTACGAGCACATCTCCGAAGGCGACACCGTCAAGTGCACGGGCCGCATCCTCGAAGTGCCGATCGGTCCCGAACTGAAGGGCCGCGTGGTCAACGCACTGGGTCAGCCGATCGACGGCAAGGGCCCGATCAACGCCAAGCTGTCGGCGCCGATCGAAAAGATCGCCCCGGGCGTGATCGCCCGTAAGTCGGTCGACCAGCCGATGCAGACCGGCCTCAAGTCCATCGACTCGATGGTGCCGATCGGCCGTGGCCAGCGCGAGCTGATCATCGGCGACCGCCAGACCGGCAAGACCGCCGTGGCGATCGACACGATCATCAACCAGAAGGGTCAGAACATGACCTGCATCTACGTTGCGATCGGCCAGAAGGCCTCGTCGATCAAGAACGTGGTGCGCGCACTCGAAGCCAACGGCGCGATGGAATACACCATCGTCGTGGCCGCCTCGGCCGCTGAATCGGCCGCCATGCAGTACGTCTCCGCCTACTCGGGCTGCACGATGGGCGAGTACTTCCGCGACCGCGGCGAAGACGCACTGATCGTGTACGACGACCTGTCCAAGCAGGCCGTGGCTTACCGCCAGGTGTCGCTGCTGCTGCGCCGCCCGCCGGGCCGCGAAGCCTACCCTGGCGACGTGTTCTATCTCCACAGCCGCCTGCTGGAGCGTGCCGCCCGCGTGAACGCGGACTACGTCGAAGCCTTCACCAAGGGTGAAGTGAAGGGCAAGACCGGTTCGCTGACCGCGCTGCCGATCATCGAAACGCAAGCCGGTGACGTGTCGGCCTTCGTGCCCACCAACGTGATCTCGATCACCGACGGCCAGATCTTCCTGGAGACCTCGCTGTTCAACGCCGGCATCCGCCCCGCCATCAACGCCGGTATCTCGGTGTCGCGCGTGGGTTCGGCGGCACAGACCGACGTCGTCAAGCGTCAGTCGGGCGGTATCCGTACCAACCTTGCCCAGTACCGGGAGTTGGCCGCATTCGCGCAGTTCGCCTCCGACCTGGACGAAGCCACCCGCAAGCAGCTCGACCGCGGTGCCCGCGTGACGGAACTGCTCAAGCAGCCTCAGTACTCGCCGCTGCCCATCAGCCTGATGTCGGCCACGCTGTTCGCCGTGAACGAGAACTTCATGGACGACATCGACGTCAAGAAGGTGCTCGCCTTCGAAGCCGGCCTGCACCAGTTCCTGAAGACCAGCCACGCTGGCTTGCTGAAGAAGATCGAAGACACCAAGAAGCTCGACGACGAGTCGAAGGCCGAACTGAAGAACGCCATCGGCGCCTTCAAGAAGTCCTTCGCCTGA
- the atpG gene encoding F0F1 ATP synthase subunit gamma, producing MAAGKEIRGKIKSVENTKKITKAMEMVAASKMRKAQDRMRHARPYAEKVRSLAANLSQATPEYKHPFMVKNETAKTAGFIVVTTDKGLCGGLNTNVLRALTGKLRELEAAGQKTEAVAIGNKGLGFLNRIGAKVVSQVTQLGDQPHLDKLIGPVKVLLDAYAEGKLSAVYLCYTRFINTMKQEPVVQQLLPLTAESMVADKGHGWDYLYEPDAATVIDELLVRYTEALVYQAVAENMASEQSARMVAMKSATDNAGNVIAELKLVYNKTRQAAITKELSEIVAGAAAV from the coding sequence ATGGCAGCAGGCAAGGAAATACGCGGCAAGATCAAATCGGTGGAGAACACCAAGAAGATCACCAAGGCCATGGAGATGGTTGCCGCCTCCAAGATGCGCAAGGCGCAGGACCGCATGCGCCATGCGCGTCCGTACGCCGAGAAGGTGCGCAGTCTGGCGGCCAACCTTTCTCAGGCCACGCCCGAGTACAAGCATCCGTTCATGGTGAAGAACGAAACCGCGAAGACCGCCGGTTTCATCGTCGTCACCACCGACAAGGGCTTGTGCGGCGGCCTCAACACCAACGTGTTGCGCGCCCTCACCGGCAAGCTGCGCGAGCTGGAAGCGGCCGGCCAGAAGACGGAAGCGGTCGCGATCGGCAACAAGGGCCTGGGCTTTCTCAACCGCATCGGCGCCAAGGTGGTGTCGCAGGTCACCCAGCTGGGTGACCAGCCGCATCTCGACAAGCTGATCGGCCCGGTGAAGGTGCTGCTCGACGCGTACGCAGAAGGCAAGCTCTCTGCCGTGTACCTCTGCTACACCCGCTTCATCAACACGATGAAGCAGGAGCCGGTGGTGCAGCAGCTGCTGCCGCTCACGGCTGAGAGCATGGTCGCCGACAAGGGCCACGGCTGGGATTACCTCTACGAGCCCGACGCCGCCACGGTGATCGACGAGCTGCTGGTGCGCTACACCGAAGCCCTGGTCTACCAGGCCGTGGCCGAGAACATGGCCTCGGAGCAGTCGGCGCGCATGGTCGCGATGAAGTCCGCCACCGACAACGCCGGCAACGTGATCGCCGAGCTGAAGCTGGTCTACAACAAGACCCGTCAGGCGGCCATCACCAAAGAACTGTCGGAAATCGTGGCCGGTGCGGCTGCGGTGTAA
- the atpD gene encoding F0F1 ATP synthase subunit beta, with product MASVAAEGKIVQCIGAVVDVEFPRNAMPKVYDALKLEGSALTLEVQQQLGDGVVRTIALGSSDGLRRGLTVSNTGKPIMVPVGPATLGRIMDVLGTPIDERGPVSQELTASIHRKPPAYDELSPSQDLLETGIKVIDLVCPFAKGGKVGLFGGAGVGKTVNMMELINNIAKAHSGLSVFAGVGERTREGNDFYHEMSDSKVVDQENLANSKVAMVYGQMNEPPGNRLRVALTGLTIAESFRDEGRDVLFFVDNIYRYTLAGTEVSALLGRMPSAVGYQPTLAEEMGRLQERITSTKVGSITSIQAVYVPADDLTDPSPATTFAHLDSTVVLSRDIASLGIYPAVDPLDSTSRQLDPNVVGEEHYTVARAVQGTLQRYKELRDIIAILGMDELAPEDKLAVARARKIQRFLSQPFHVAEVFTGSPGKYVPLKETIRGFKMIVNGECDSLPEQAFYMVGTIDEAIEKAKKIQ from the coding sequence ATGGCTTCGGTTGCAGCAGAAGGCAAGATTGTTCAGTGCATCGGCGCGGTGGTGGACGTGGAGTTCCCCCGCAACGCGATGCCCAAGGTGTACGACGCCCTGAAGCTCGAGGGCTCGGCGCTGACGCTCGAAGTCCAGCAGCAGCTGGGCGACGGCGTGGTGCGCACGATTGCACTGGGTTCGTCCGACGGCCTGCGCCGCGGCCTGACCGTCTCCAACACCGGCAAGCCGATCATGGTGCCGGTGGGCCCGGCCACCCTCGGCCGCATCATGGACGTGCTGGGCACGCCCATCGACGAGCGTGGCCCCGTGAGCCAGGAGCTCACCGCCTCCATCCACCGCAAGCCGCCGGCATACGACGAGTTGAGCCCCTCGCAGGACCTGCTCGAAACCGGCATCAAGGTGATCGACCTGGTGTGCCCGTTCGCCAAGGGCGGCAAGGTGGGCCTGTTCGGCGGCGCCGGCGTGGGCAAGACCGTGAACATGATGGAGCTCATCAACAACATCGCCAAGGCCCACTCGGGTCTGTCGGTGTTCGCCGGTGTGGGCGAGCGTACCCGTGAGGGCAACGACTTCTATCACGAGATGTCCGACTCCAAGGTCGTCGACCAGGAGAACCTCGCGAACTCCAAGGTCGCGATGGTGTACGGCCAGATGAACGAACCCCCGGGCAACCGTCTGCGCGTGGCGCTGACCGGCCTGACCATCGCCGAGTCGTTCCGCGATGAAGGCCGTGACGTGCTCTTCTTCGTCGACAACATCTACCGCTACACGCTGGCCGGTACCGAAGTGTCGGCACTGCTGGGCCGCATGCCCTCCGCCGTGGGCTACCAGCCGACGCTGGCCGAAGAAATGGGCCGCCTGCAAGAGCGCATCACCTCGACCAAGGTGGGCTCGATCACCTCGATCCAGGCCGTGTACGTCCCTGCGGACGACCTGACCGACCCGTCGCCCGCCACCACCTTCGCCCACCTGGACTCGACCGTGGTGCTGTCGCGTGACATCGCTTCGCTCGGCATCTACCCCGCCGTGGACCCGCTCGACTCGACCTCGCGCCAGCTCGACCCGAACGTCGTCGGCGAAGAGCACTACACCGTGGCCCGCGCCGTGCAGGGCACGCTGCAGCGCTACAAGGAACTGCGCGACATCATCGCGATTCTGGGCATGGACGAACTCGCCCCGGAAGACAAGCTGGCCGTGGCCCGCGCCCGCAAGATCCAGCGCTTCCTGTCGCAGCCCTTCCACGTGGCCGAAGTGTTCACCGGCTCGCCCGGCAAGTACGTGCCCCTGAAGGAAACCATCCGCGGCTTCAAGATGATCGTGAACGGCGAGTGCGACTCGCTGCCCGAGCAGGCCTTCTACATGGTCGGCACCATCGACGAAGCCATCGAGAAGGCGAAGAAGATCCAGTAA
- a CDS encoding F0F1 ATP synthase subunit epsilon — protein MATLHVDVVSAEESIFSGEAKFVALPGELGELGIYPRHTPLITRIKPGAVRIERADNGQEEFVFVAGGILEVQPGTVTVLADTAIRGKDLDEAKANEAKKLAEEALKNAKSDLDLAKAQNELVALAAQIAALRKFRKK, from the coding sequence ATGGCAACCCTGCACGTAGACGTCGTCTCCGCCGAAGAGAGCATCTTCTCCGGCGAGGCGAAGTTCGTCGCCCTGCCGGGTGAACTGGGCGAGCTCGGGATCTATCCGCGCCACACGCCCCTGATCACCCGCATCAAGCCGGGCGCCGTTCGCATCGAACGCGCCGACAACGGCCAGGAAGAGTTCGTGTTCGTGGCCGGCGGCATCCTCGAAGTGCAACCGGGCACGGTCACCGTGCTCGCCGACACCGCCATCCGCGGCAAGGACCTCGACGAAGCCAAGGCCAACGAAGCGAAGAAGCTCGCCGAAGAGGCATTGAAAAACGCCAAGAGCGACCTCGACCTCGCGAAGGCCCAGAACGAGCTGGTGGCCCTGGCCGCCCAGATCGCCGCACTGCGCAAGTTCCGCAAGAAATAA
- a CDS encoding glycoside hydrolase family 43 protein: MQRLSRRLLTAPGILATALGLLSAALPAAAAFWELRGDIGVHDPSILKEGSAWYTFSTGQGLQVLKSDSTGRQWSRVPQIFLSPPSWWKTYVPGQKTNDVWAPDVHVFNGKTWLYYSISTFGSNTSAIGLASATNIGAGRWTDNGLVLRSTSANDYNAIDPHLVVDAAGAPWLAFGSFWSGLKIVRINPGTMKPTGSMISIARRSAGIEAPAITYRNGYYYLFASIDRCCQGVNSTYKVIHGRSTSVTGPYVDKSGKRLLDGGGTVLDAGNVRWKGPGGQDVSNGVIARHAYDATDNGNPKLLINDLNWTSDGWPSY; encoded by the coding sequence ATGCAGCGACTCTCACGGCGCCTTCTGACGGCGCCCGGCATCCTCGCCACGGCCCTCGGCCTTCTGTCGGCCGCGCTGCCCGCGGCGGCAGCGTTCTGGGAATTGCGTGGTGACATCGGCGTGCACGACCCGTCGATCCTCAAAGAGGGCAGCGCCTGGTACACCTTCAGCACCGGCCAGGGCCTCCAGGTGCTCAAGTCCGACAGCACAGGCCGCCAGTGGAGCCGCGTGCCGCAGATCTTCCTGTCGCCGCCCTCCTGGTGGAAGACCTACGTGCCGGGCCAGAAGACGAATGACGTGTGGGCGCCCGACGTGCATGTCTTCAACGGCAAGACCTGGCTCTACTACTCGATCTCGACCTTCGGCTCCAACACCTCCGCCATCGGCCTCGCCTCCGCCACGAACATCGGCGCCGGCCGCTGGACCGACAACGGCCTCGTGCTGCGCAGCACCAGCGCCAACGACTACAACGCGATCGACCCGCACCTCGTGGTCGATGCGGCCGGCGCGCCGTGGCTCGCCTTCGGCTCCTTCTGGAGCGGCTTGAAGATCGTGCGCATCAACCCGGGCACGATGAAACCGACCGGCTCGATGATCTCCATCGCCAGGCGCAGCGCCGGCATCGAGGCGCCGGCCATCACCTACCGCAACGGCTACTACTACCTCTTCGCGTCCATCGACAGGTGCTGCCAGGGCGTGAACAGCACCTACAAGGTGATCCATGGCCGCTCCACTTCGGTGACAGGCCCTTACGTCGACAAGTCAGGCAAGCGCCTGCTCGACGGGGGCGGCACCGTGCTCGACGCGGGCAACGTGCGCTGGAAAGGCCCCGGCGGGCAGGACGTGAGCAACGGCGTGATCGCCCGCCACGCCTACGACGCGACCGACAACGGCAACCCCAAGCTGCTGATCAACGACCTCAACTGGACCAGCGACGGCTGGCCCAGCTACTGA
- a CDS encoding pectate lyase — protein sequence MRNTLLTAVLALLSFTAAATTTVTGTFDGGGRSYGTSCNGSSESQQPVFLLKDGATLQNVIINKNAADGVHCEGNCNLNNVVWQDVCEDAATMKGGSGKIMRIRGGSAAHASDKVFQHNGKGSTISIDTFRTTGSIGKLYRSCGNCENNGGPRRVNINNVQLEKVNSSVVGVNSNYGDVATIRAVKIKGYQAGSPQVCVEYRGVQKGSESPKLGERWGTAACNVRRTDISAY from the coding sequence ATGCGCAACACCCTGCTCACCGCCGTGCTCGCCCTGCTGAGCTTCACGGCCGCGGCCACCACCACCGTCACCGGCACCTTCGATGGCGGCGGCCGAAGCTACGGCACATCGTGCAACGGCTCGTCGGAGAGCCAGCAGCCCGTCTTCCTGCTGAAGGACGGCGCCACTTTGCAGAACGTGATCATCAACAAGAACGCCGCCGACGGTGTGCATTGCGAAGGCAACTGCAACCTCAACAACGTGGTGTGGCAGGACGTCTGCGAAGACGCCGCCACCATGAAGGGCGGCAGCGGCAAGATCATGCGCATCCGCGGCGGCTCGGCGGCCCACGCCAGCGACAAGGTGTTCCAGCACAACGGCAAGGGCAGCACGATCAGCATCGACACCTTCCGCACCACCGGCAGCATTGGCAAGCTGTATCGCTCCTGCGGCAACTGCGAGAACAACGGCGGCCCACGCCGGGTCAACATCAACAACGTGCAGCTCGAGAAGGTCAACTCCTCGGTGGTCGGTGTGAACTCCAACTACGGCGACGTGGCCACGATCCGCGCCGTGAAGATCAAGGGCTACCAGGCCGGCAGCCCGCAGGTCTGCGTCGAATACCGCGGAGTGCAGAAGGGCAGCGAGTCCCCCAAGCTCGGCGAGCGCTGGGGCACCGCCGCCTGCAACGTGCGCCGAACCGACATCAGCGCCTATTGA
- a CDS encoding WD40/YVTN/BNR-like repeat-containing protein yields the protein MRQAGAALSASALALLAACTPASDDPRSTTTAPAVRYEAQVTNPHLQHVHAAGSVVWATGTDGTVWRSLDGGREWHEGRAATPETLRALTRLSGSGRLVAVGHQGSVLVSDDQGRTWHPRQSHTEQDLLAIAADARGQRVVAVGMGGRILQSSDAGEHWSPVAAPNAGGLGVVAYEPRSRRFIVLGEHGALSLFSEDDGGWQHRTLDARHTFTALATQGGTVWAGSAQGGLFRSTDGGLRWSHTSLGVAEYIARLWVSPDGRTLVAVGNAGLLASSPDGGRRWRVQRGPKHYLAAVAAHPREAVLVAAGDRGLVMRSTDQGRRWQRVALPTQENLEDLTVDAESGSFVAVGRGGLVLASHDTGLTWHIARQGMPEYVHQLLTDPASGRLMAFGIQRTLAISDDGGRRWTPQVMTQLAEPAYLFDASLDPASRAVVVAGGQASMLATHDGGRSWHHRSDAQGQDYVASVAHPATGAVYLVGNAGHMLQVREGRHAEPIPEVTSANYHGVLADPRSGALLAFGEGGVITRSLDGRRWARVDHGSADDLHGGLVDEASGVALLVGANGRVLRSIDAGLHWQRIEVPTAQSLARATADPTRGAWFITGAEGTLLRSTDQGRTWTVVPTGTHAFLRGLLPLPDGDLLIAGRDGTLLRSTDGGLAWHPIDTHTRARLKGIARHAPSGDLVAYGDRLIWLKRLP from the coding sequence ATGCGCCAGGCCGGCGCCGCGCTGAGCGCCAGCGCGCTGGCCTTGCTCGCCGCCTGCACACCCGCGTCTGACGATCCCCGCAGCACCACCACGGCGCCGGCCGTGCGCTACGAAGCGCAGGTCACGAACCCGCATCTTCAGCACGTGCACGCGGCGGGAAGCGTCGTCTGGGCCACCGGCACCGACGGCACCGTGTGGCGCAGCCTCGATGGCGGCCGCGAATGGCACGAAGGCCGCGCGGCGACGCCGGAAACGCTGCGCGCGCTGACGCGCCTGAGCGGCTCCGGCCGCCTCGTCGCCGTGGGCCACCAGGGTAGCGTGCTCGTGTCGGACGACCAGGGCCGGACGTGGCACCCGCGCCAGTCACACACCGAGCAGGACCTGCTCGCCATCGCGGCCGACGCCCGCGGCCAACGCGTCGTCGCCGTCGGAATGGGCGGGCGCATCCTGCAGTCGAGCGACGCGGGCGAACATTGGAGCCCCGTGGCGGCGCCCAACGCCGGCGGGCTCGGCGTCGTCGCCTACGAGCCGCGCAGCCGACGCTTCATCGTGCTGGGCGAACACGGCGCGCTCTCGCTGTTCTCCGAAGACGACGGAGGATGGCAGCACCGCACGCTCGACGCGCGCCACACATTCACCGCGCTCGCCACTCAAGGCGGCACGGTGTGGGCCGGCAGTGCGCAAGGCGGCCTCTTCCGCTCGACCGATGGTGGCCTGCGCTGGTCGCACACGAGCCTCGGCGTGGCTGAGTACATCGCCCGCCTGTGGGTGTCGCCCGACGGCCGCACGCTGGTGGCCGTGGGCAACGCCGGCCTGCTCGCGAGTTCCCCCGACGGCGGCCGGCGCTGGCGCGTACAACGCGGCCCGAAGCACTACCTCGCGGCGGTGGCCGCGCATCCCCGCGAGGCGGTGCTGGTGGCGGCCGGCGACCGCGGCCTCGTGATGCGCTCCACCGACCAGGGCCGCCGCTGGCAGCGCGTCGCCCTGCCCACGCAGGAGAACCTCGAAGACCTGACGGTCGACGCCGAGAGCGGCAGCTTCGTCGCCGTCGGCCGCGGCGGCCTGGTGCTCGCCTCGCACGACACCGGCCTCACTTGGCACATCGCGCGCCAGGGCATGCCGGAGTACGTGCATCAGCTGCTCACCGACCCGGCGAGCGGCCGTCTGATGGCCTTCGGCATCCAGCGCACGCTCGCCATCTCTGACGACGGCGGCCGCCGCTGGACGCCGCAGGTGATGACGCAGCTCGCCGAGCCGGCCTACCTCTTCGACGCCAGCCTCGACCCCGCCAGCCGCGCCGTCGTGGTGGCGGGCGGGCAGGCGTCGATGCTCGCAACACACGACGGCGGCCGCAGCTGGCATCACCGCAGCGATGCGCAGGGCCAGGACTACGTCGCAAGCGTCGCGCACCCGGCCACCGGCGCGGTCTACCTCGTCGGCAACGCCGGCCACATGCTGCAAGTGCGCGAGGGCCGGCACGCCGAGCCGATTCCCGAGGTGACGAGCGCCAACTACCACGGCGTGCTCGCCGACCCGCGCAGCGGCGCGTTGCTGGCCTTCGGCGAAGGCGGCGTCATCACCCGCTCGCTCGACGGCCGCCGCTGGGCCCGCGTCGACCACGGCAGTGCCGACGACCTGCACGGCGGCCTCGTCGACGAGGCCAGCGGTGTGGCCTTGCTCGTCGGCGCCAACGGCCGCGTGCTGCGCAGCATCGACGCGGGCCTGCACTGGCAGCGCATCGAGGTGCCGACGGCCCAGTCGCTCGCGCGGGCCACGGCCGACCCGACGCGCGGCGCCTGGTTCATCACCGGCGCCGAGGGCACGCTGCTGCGCTCCACCGACCAGGGCCGCACCTGGACCGTCGTGCCCACGGGCACCCACGCTTTCCTGCGCGGCCTCCTGCCGCTGCCTGATGGTGATCTGCTGATCGCGGGGCGCGACGGCACGCTGCTGCGCTCCACCGATGGCGGCCTCGCATGGCACCCGATCGACACCCACACCCGCGCACGCCTGAAGGGAATCGCCCGGCACGCACCGAGCGGTGACCTCGTGGCCTATGGCGACCGTTTGATCTGGCTGAAGCGGCTGCCCTGA